CCACAAAGCCGGGGTGATGCTGAGTCAGCTCGTCCCGCGCGCCCACACACAGGGCGAGCTCTTCGCGGCTGACGTGACAGAAGTAGATCGATCACGAGAGCTGATGACGGTAATGGATGCCATCAATCGACGCTGGGGGCGCGGAACATTGCGATCCTCTGCCACGGGTGTCGATCAGGGCTGGAGGATGCGTCGCGAGCGGTTGTCGCCAGCGTATACGACATCGTGGGACGAGCTGCCGGTGGTGCGTGCGAAATGACCCCCCGCAAAGGTGCTGCGGGCCGGTCAGCCCTTCAGGAGACGTCATCTGCGATGCCGCGTAAAACACATATTACAAGCTTCGCCGCGGCGTCGTGGACCGTAACATCACCGACCGCGACACGTCATCGTAATCGTCTTGATCGGCGGCCGGCTGGAATGAGCTGGATCCCCGTACGGCTCGTCTTGACATGCGCCTTGGCGGCGGCGTCATTGCCACTGATCTGTTCATCGAACCCTACATGCTGATTTCACGTCGTTTCCTCCGTGCCCTCCTTGTATTTCTGGCCGGGTTCTGCCTCTCGCCCACCGCTGGTGCAGAGAATGACCTGCTCGGACGCTTTGTCGGCGATCTACTCGGCGAAAGCCTTTATTCGCGAGCGCAGAAGAAAACCGGGCTCGCCGCTTGTACGCACTTCTTTCCCGCTGCCAAACCGCTCGATCTGGGACGTCTTCCCCAGCATTGGCGCCCGATCGGCCTGTGTTCGAATAGCTTTGCGGTCGTGTATTCGGGCCTTACACGAACTCCCCTTCTGGTTATCGAACGCCTGACAGCCCGTCAGCTCAACGACGCGAGCAACGAACGCCGCACCGACGCGTTCTTCGCTGATCCCCGTCTGCCTCACGACACCCGCGCCGAATTGCAGGATTACGCGGGCAGCGGCTTCGACCGTGGTCATCTTGCGCCTGCGGGCGAGCAACCCGACCAGACTTCAATGGCGCAGTCCTTTGCACTCTCGAACATCGTCCCGCAGGACCCGACCAACAACCGGAAAATTTGGTCCAAGATCGAATCCGACGTCAGGAAATTCGCACGACGCGCGGGGGGCGACGTGTACGTCTTCACCGGCCCACTATTCACCGGTCAAAAGAAGACGATCGGCGCCAACCGGGTGCGGGTACCAAGCCACCTATTCAAACTCGTCTATGACGAGCGAAGTCGACGGGCATGGGCGTACGTCATCGAGAACACAGCGCACACGCGTGTCCGTCCACCGGTTAGCTACGAGGAGTTCGTGGAGCGCACGGGCTGGCCCCTGCTCAACGAAGTGACTGTCACTGGCAGCACGAAGCGCCGCGGGTGAGCCGCCCAAGCGGCCTTCTCTATCTCCGACTCCTAGACCACTCCCAGACGAGGAAGGAGGACAAGGCTCGACCGCGGCAAGAAAGGCCCGGATCTGTGGCTGGCGGCCATCACCTATCGTCAGTTGGCCGCCAGGTTTCTCGAGGCCGCCCCCTTCCCCGGAATCCTCGCGAACGGTGGGACTTCGTCCTGAACGGTCGTTGATCTGATAGGCGATGTCGGGCGGTAA
The sequence above is drawn from the Azoarcus sp. PA01 genome and encodes:
- a CDS encoding DNA/RNA non-specific endonuclease translates to MRLGGGVIATDLFIEPYMLISRRFLRALLVFLAGFCLSPTAGAENDLLGRFVGDLLGESLYSRAQKKTGLAACTHFFPAAKPLDLGRLPQHWRPIGLCSNSFAVVYSGLTRTPLLVIERLTARQLNDASNERRTDAFFADPRLPHDTRAELQDYAGSGFDRGHLAPAGEQPDQTSMAQSFALSNIVPQDPTNNRKIWSKIESDVRKFARRAGGDVYVFTGPLFTGQKKTIGANRVRVPSHLFKLVYDERSRRAWAYVIENTAHTRVRPPVSYEEFVERTGWPLLNEVTVTGSTKRRG